In Takifugu flavidus isolate HTHZ2018 chromosome 5, ASM371156v2, whole genome shotgun sequence, the following proteins share a genomic window:
- the cdca2 gene encoding cell division cycle-associated protein 2 isoform X6, whose amino-acid sequence MDGNDVTVGDDEKENESSENSSPLVNCSTPVLNSPELTTSQFGICAQSFTPSATPKDKSGAAKLKARRKSSVGARGSPETNSLIRFMAQQKIQSASPSQSPELVRFCSNQLRVASTLKQKMASFQNLMDVEESQVCNLMPRQDSSAGGCMRTEDDLSDRDGHNLEREKENYPSSVSPMFTWSAEDQEEMEKGAYEGITQAESPSCDFAEMLQSDLTPSSLPLLFDLWSSYPTESQQGCGFEDFVDLSPGTSAAALEYQPTSSNNIPPLSAELDVKPPAVKKKSVHFGSPLSPEVFDKTMPPSTPLRKGATPAQALTPGGGATLRSALKTPQMSDSDVSHASPDPCSPFMLGASPLLEASETHMQSAAADGEEEGKIVFPSTVEFDFTALDEEYMDAQTLNLNTAFYEDALAQIQAECEKYLNTISLMEELQPEPETQPEATVGAPPLRRSKRKKPATEYDCASESNSRKKESEEVEPVTRTLRSAAKMACGKIKASVATRKWNKEVDRSLYSSRAYASKNPTLSPIKERRSFIRQPPVTESKSEGCTDDDTNLNLKIEAAVPGKRSEDSVGDRCAPEIAMGTDENQPGLEERSSVDVQLNVVTAGETEAEQGQEQTAATPEASWELPLAHTEPEPRVVDPTLDQTSVETCSSVSDATLEGTVALRAASSPRPPSAESSDNERQRKVKRGRRSSGNALQPHTGCKAVEGDQLDQQHIQLSSSESPDKGGAASVDLAPWQSDFNLEDVFRPVATRGQRSVRRSLRNQSGRGQSSAGLAWLPRTSPDSIREVRRRTRSRRLSAALLSEET is encoded by the exons ATGGACGGGAACGACGTGACTGTGGGGGATGATGAGAAAGAGAATGAGTCCTCAGAAAACTCATCTCCTCTTGTAAATTGCTCCACACCCGTGTTGAATTCCCCTGAGCTGACCACCAGTCAGTTTGGGATCTGTGCCCAGAGTTTTACCCCATCAGCAACACCTAAAG ATAAATCGGGTGCAGCAAAACTAAAGGCCAGGCGGAAGTCCAGCGTTGGCGCCCGAGGCTCCCCAGAGACAAACTCCCTCATTCGTTTCATGGCACAACAGAAGATACAATCTGCATCACCCAGTCAATCTCCAGAG CTCGTCAGATTTTGTTCCAACCAGCTGCGGGTCGCCTCTACACTGAAGCAGAAGATGGCCTCGTTCCAGAACCTGATGGATGTCGAAGAGAGTCAGGTTTGCAATCTAATGCCAAGGCAGGACAGCAGCGCTGGAGGATGCATGAGGACAGAAGATGATCTGTCTG ACAGGGATGGTCACAACCTGGAGCGGGAGAAGGAGAATTACCCATCTAGTGTGTCACCTATGTTCACCTGGAGTGCAGAGGATCAGGAG GAGATGGAAAAGGGAGCGTACGAAGGTATTACACAGGCGGAATCACCATCCTGTGATTTTGCAGAGATGCTCCAGTCTGACCTTACGCCCTCGAGTCTTCCTCTACTCTTTGACCTCTGGTCCTCCTACCCTACCGAGAGTCAACAG GGGTGTGGGTTTGAAGACTTTGTCGATCTTTCACCTGgcacttctgcagcagctctagAATACCAGCCTACGTCTTCCAACAacatcccccctctctctgccgaGCTGGACGTCAAGCCTCCAG CAGTGAAGAAAAAGAGCGTGCACTTTGGAAGTCCGCTTTCCCCCGAGGTCTTTGATAAGACCATGCCTCCCAGTACACCATTAAGGAAGGGGGCCACACCAGCCCAAGCACTGACGCCAGGTGGAGGCGCCACGCTGCGCTCGGCCCTGAAGACGCCACAGATGAGTGACTCCGATGTGTCACATGCTAGTCCAGACCCCTGCAGCCCCTTCATGCTCGGAGCCTCTCCTCTGCTGGAAGCATCGGAGACCCACATGCAGTCGGCGGCAGCAgacggcgaggaggaggggaag ATTGTTTTCCCATCAACAGTGGAGTTCGACTTCACGGCACTTGATGAAG AATATATGGATGCCCAAACGCTGAACCTGAACACTGCTTTCTATGAGGACGCTCTCGCTCAGATCCAAGCAG AGTGTGAGAAATATCTCAATACAATCAGTCTGATGGAAGAGCTGCAACCAGAACCAGAGACACAGCCTGAAGCAACTGTTGGAGCTCCCCCCCTACGCAGATCCAAAAGGAAAAAG ccagcgaCAGAATATGACTGCGCCTCTGAGTCCAACAGCAGGAAGAAAGAG TCAGAGGAGGTGGAACCCGTGACGAGGACCTTACGCTCTGCTGCCAAAATGGCCTGTGGAAAGATTAAG GCTTCAGTGGCTACTCGCAAGTGGAACAAAGAGGTGGACCGCTCCCTGTACAGCTCGCGGGCATACGCCTCCAAGAACCCGACCCTGAGCCCTATCAAGGAGAGGCGTTCCTTCATCCGCCAGCCTCCAGTGACAGAGAGCAAGTCTGAGGGCTGCACAG ATGATGACACCAACTTGAACTTGAAGATTGAAGCTGCTGTGCCGGGAAAACGGTCTGAAGATTCCGTGGGTGATCGCTGCGCTCCAGAAATCGCCATGGGAACAGACGAAAACCAGCCAGGACTGGAGGAGAGGTCCAGCGTTGATGTCCAGCTCAATGTGGTGACTGCGGGAGAAACGGAGGCTGAGCAAGGTCAAGAACAAACGGCTGCGACCCCTGAAGCATCATGGGAACTCCCCCTCGCACACACTGAGCCTGAACCTAGAGTGGTTGATCCGACACTGGATCAAACTTCTGTGGAAACTTGCAGCTCCGTCTCTGATGCTACATTGGAAGGTACCGTCGCTCTGCGTGCAGCCTCTTCACCCCGTCCACCTTCAGCTGAGAGCTCTGACAATGAAAGGCAGAGAAAAGTCAAGCGGGGCAGGAGGAGTTCTGGTAATGCCCTGCAGCCCCACACAGGCTGCAAAGCTGTGGAGGGAGACCAGTTAGACCAGCAGCACATCCAGCTGTCCAGCTCGGAGAGCCCGGACAAGGGGGGAGCTGCCAGTGTGGATCTGGCCCCCTGGCAGAGCGACTTCAACCTGGAGGATGTATTCAGGCctgtggccaccagggggcagcgcTCAGTGCGTCGCAGCCTGAGGAATCAAAGTGGCAGAGGCCAGAGCAGTGCGGGGCTCGCCTGGCTGCCCCGCACCTCTCCAGACTCCATCAGGGAGGTGcgcaggaggaccagaagccgccgcctcagtgctgctttacTCTCTGAGGAGACATGA
- the cdca2 gene encoding cell division cycle-associated protein 2 isoform X2, translating to MDGNDVTVGDDEKENESSENSSPLVNCSTPVLNSPELTTSQFGICAQSFTPSATPKDKSGAAKLKARRKSSVGARGSPETNSLIRFMAQQKIQSASPSQSPELVRFCSNQLRVASTLKQKMASFQNLMDVEESQVCNLMPRQDSSAGGCMRTEDDLSDRDGHNLEREKENYPSSVSPMFTWSAEDQEEMEKGAYEGITQAESPSCDFAEMLQSDLTPSSLPLLFDLWSSYPTESQQGCGFEDFVDLSPGTSAAALEYQPTSSNNIPPLSAELDVKPPAVKKKSVHFGSPLSPEVFDKTMPPSTPLRKGATPAQALTPGGGATLRSALKTPQMSDSDVSHASPDPCSPFMLGASPLLEASETHMQSAAADGEEEGKIVFPSTVEFDFTALDEEYMDAQTLNLNTAFYEDALAQIQAECEKYLNTISLMEELQPEPETQPEATVGAPPLRRSKRKKPATEYDCASESNSRKKEKSEEVEPVTRTLRSAAKMACGKIKASVATRKWNKEVDRSLYSSRAYASKNPTLSPIKERRSFIRQPPVTESKSEGCTDDDTNLNLKIEAAVPGKRSEDSVGDRCAPEIAMGTDENQPGLEERSSVDVQLNVVTAGETEAEQGQEQTAATPEASWELPLAHTEPEPRVVDPTLDQTSVETCSSVSDATLEGTVALRAASSPRPPSAESSDNERQRKVKRGRRSSGNALQPHTGCKAVEGDQLDQQHIQLSSSESPDKGGAASVDLAPWQSDFNLEDVFRPVATRGQRSVRRSLRNQSGRGQSSAGLAWLPRTSPDSIREVRRRTRSRRLSAALLSEET from the exons ATGGACGGGAACGACGTGACTGTGGGGGATGATGAGAAAGAGAATGAGTCCTCAGAAAACTCATCTCCTCTTGTAAATTGCTCCACACCCGTGTTGAATTCCCCTGAGCTGACCACCAGTCAGTTTGGGATCTGTGCCCAGAGTTTTACCCCATCAGCAACACCTAAAG ATAAATCGGGTGCAGCAAAACTAAAGGCCAGGCGGAAGTCCAGCGTTGGCGCCCGAGGCTCCCCAGAGACAAACTCCCTCATTCGTTTCATGGCACAACAGAAGATACAATCTGCATCACCCAGTCAATCTCCAGAG CTCGTCAGATTTTGTTCCAACCAGCTGCGGGTCGCCTCTACACTGAAGCAGAAGATGGCCTCGTTCCAGAACCTGATGGATGTCGAAGAGAGTCAGGTTTGCAATCTAATGCCAAGGCAGGACAGCAGCGCTGGAGGATGCATGAGGACAGAAGATGATCTGTCTG ACAGGGATGGTCACAACCTGGAGCGGGAGAAGGAGAATTACCCATCTAGTGTGTCACCTATGTTCACCTGGAGTGCAGAGGATCAGGAG GAGATGGAAAAGGGAGCGTACGAAGGTATTACACAGGCGGAATCACCATCCTGTGATTTTGCAGAGATGCTCCAGTCTGACCTTACGCCCTCGAGTCTTCCTCTACTCTTTGACCTCTGGTCCTCCTACCCTACCGAGAGTCAACAG GGGTGTGGGTTTGAAGACTTTGTCGATCTTTCACCTGgcacttctgcagcagctctagAATACCAGCCTACGTCTTCCAACAacatcccccctctctctgccgaGCTGGACGTCAAGCCTCCAG CAGTGAAGAAAAAGAGCGTGCACTTTGGAAGTCCGCTTTCCCCCGAGGTCTTTGATAAGACCATGCCTCCCAGTACACCATTAAGGAAGGGGGCCACACCAGCCCAAGCACTGACGCCAGGTGGAGGCGCCACGCTGCGCTCGGCCCTGAAGACGCCACAGATGAGTGACTCCGATGTGTCACATGCTAGTCCAGACCCCTGCAGCCCCTTCATGCTCGGAGCCTCTCCTCTGCTGGAAGCATCGGAGACCCACATGCAGTCGGCGGCAGCAgacggcgaggaggaggggaag ATTGTTTTCCCATCAACAGTGGAGTTCGACTTCACGGCACTTGATGAAG AATATATGGATGCCCAAACGCTGAACCTGAACACTGCTTTCTATGAGGACGCTCTCGCTCAGATCCAAGCAG AGTGTGAGAAATATCTCAATACAATCAGTCTGATGGAAGAGCTGCAACCAGAACCAGAGACACAGCCTGAAGCAACTGTTGGAGCTCCCCCCCTACGCAGATCCAAAAGGAAAAAG ccagcgaCAGAATATGACTGCGCCTCTGAGTCCAACAGCAGGAAGAAAGAG AAGTCAGAGGAGGTGGAACCCGTGACGAGGACCTTACGCTCTGCTGCCAAAATGGCCTGTGGAAAGATTAAG GCTTCAGTGGCTACTCGCAAGTGGAACAAAGAGGTGGACCGCTCCCTGTACAGCTCGCGGGCATACGCCTCCAAGAACCCGACCCTGAGCCCTATCAAGGAGAGGCGTTCCTTCATCCGCCAGCCTCCAGTGACAGAGAGCAAGTCTGAGGGCTGCACAG ATGATGACACCAACTTGAACTTGAAGATTGAAGCTGCTGTGCCGGGAAAACGGTCTGAAGATTCCGTGGGTGATCGCTGCGCTCCAGAAATCGCCATGGGAACAGACGAAAACCAGCCAGGACTGGAGGAGAGGTCCAGCGTTGATGTCCAGCTCAATGTGGTGACTGCGGGAGAAACGGAGGCTGAGCAAGGTCAAGAACAAACGGCTGCGACCCCTGAAGCATCATGGGAACTCCCCCTCGCACACACTGAGCCTGAACCTAGAGTGGTTGATCCGACACTGGATCAAACTTCTGTGGAAACTTGCAGCTCCGTCTCTGATGCTACATTGGAAGGTACCGTCGCTCTGCGTGCAGCCTCTTCACCCCGTCCACCTTCAGCTGAGAGCTCTGACAATGAAAGGCAGAGAAAAGTCAAGCGGGGCAGGAGGAGTTCTGGTAATGCCCTGCAGCCCCACACAGGCTGCAAAGCTGTGGAGGGAGACCAGTTAGACCAGCAGCACATCCAGCTGTCCAGCTCGGAGAGCCCGGACAAGGGGGGAGCTGCCAGTGTGGATCTGGCCCCCTGGCAGAGCGACTTCAACCTGGAGGATGTATTCAGGCctgtggccaccagggggcagcgcTCAGTGCGTCGCAGCCTGAGGAATCAAAGTGGCAGAGGCCAGAGCAGTGCGGGGCTCGCCTGGCTGCCCCGCACCTCTCCAGACTCCATCAGGGAGGTGcgcaggaggaccagaagccgccgcctcagtgctgctttacTCTCTGAGGAGACATGA
- the cdca2 gene encoding cell division cycle-associated protein 2 isoform X5: protein MDGNDVTVGDDEKENESSENSSPLVNCSTPVLNSPELTTSQFGICAQSFTPSATPKDKSGAAKLKARRKSSVGARGSPETNSLIRFMAQQKIQSASPSQSPELVRFCSNQLRVASTLKQKMASFQNLMDVEESQVCNLMPRQDSSAGGCMRTEDDLSDRDGHNLEREKENYPSSVSPMFTWSAEDQEEMEKGAYEGITQAESPSCDFAEMLQSDLTPSSLPLLFDLWSSYPTESQQGCGFEDFVDLSPGTSAAALEYQPTSSNNIPPLSAELDVKPPAVKKKSVHFGSPLSPEVFDKTMPPSTPLRKGATPAQALTPGGGATLRSALKTPQMSDSDVSHASPDPCSPFMLGASPLLEASETHMQSAAADGEEEGKIVFPSTVEFDFTALDEEYMDAQTLNLNTAFYEDALAQIQAECEKYLNTISLMEELQPEPETQPEATVGAPPLRRSKRKKQPATEYDCASESNSRKKEVQEVEPVTRTLRSAAKMACGKIKASVATRKWNKEVDRSLYSSRAYASKNPTLSPIKERRSFIRQPPVTESKSEGCTDDDTNLNLKIEAAVPGKRSEDSVGDRCAPEIAMGTDENQPGLEERSSVDVQLNVVTAGETEAEQGQEQTAATPEASWELPLAHTEPEPRVVDPTLDQTSVETCSSVSDATLEGTVALRAASSPRPPSAESSDNERQRKVKRGRRSSGNALQPHTGCKAVEGDQLDQQHIQLSSSESPDKGGAASVDLAPWQSDFNLEDVFRPVATRGQRSVRRSLRNQSGRGQSSAGLAWLPRTSPDSIREVRRRTRSRRLSAALLSEET, encoded by the exons ATGGACGGGAACGACGTGACTGTGGGGGATGATGAGAAAGAGAATGAGTCCTCAGAAAACTCATCTCCTCTTGTAAATTGCTCCACACCCGTGTTGAATTCCCCTGAGCTGACCACCAGTCAGTTTGGGATCTGTGCCCAGAGTTTTACCCCATCAGCAACACCTAAAG ATAAATCGGGTGCAGCAAAACTAAAGGCCAGGCGGAAGTCCAGCGTTGGCGCCCGAGGCTCCCCAGAGACAAACTCCCTCATTCGTTTCATGGCACAACAGAAGATACAATCTGCATCACCCAGTCAATCTCCAGAG CTCGTCAGATTTTGTTCCAACCAGCTGCGGGTCGCCTCTACACTGAAGCAGAAGATGGCCTCGTTCCAGAACCTGATGGATGTCGAAGAGAGTCAGGTTTGCAATCTAATGCCAAGGCAGGACAGCAGCGCTGGAGGATGCATGAGGACAGAAGATGATCTGTCTG ACAGGGATGGTCACAACCTGGAGCGGGAGAAGGAGAATTACCCATCTAGTGTGTCACCTATGTTCACCTGGAGTGCAGAGGATCAGGAG GAGATGGAAAAGGGAGCGTACGAAGGTATTACACAGGCGGAATCACCATCCTGTGATTTTGCAGAGATGCTCCAGTCTGACCTTACGCCCTCGAGTCTTCCTCTACTCTTTGACCTCTGGTCCTCCTACCCTACCGAGAGTCAACAG GGGTGTGGGTTTGAAGACTTTGTCGATCTTTCACCTGgcacttctgcagcagctctagAATACCAGCCTACGTCTTCCAACAacatcccccctctctctgccgaGCTGGACGTCAAGCCTCCAG CAGTGAAGAAAAAGAGCGTGCACTTTGGAAGTCCGCTTTCCCCCGAGGTCTTTGATAAGACCATGCCTCCCAGTACACCATTAAGGAAGGGGGCCACACCAGCCCAAGCACTGACGCCAGGTGGAGGCGCCACGCTGCGCTCGGCCCTGAAGACGCCACAGATGAGTGACTCCGATGTGTCACATGCTAGTCCAGACCCCTGCAGCCCCTTCATGCTCGGAGCCTCTCCTCTGCTGGAAGCATCGGAGACCCACATGCAGTCGGCGGCAGCAgacggcgaggaggaggggaag ATTGTTTTCCCATCAACAGTGGAGTTCGACTTCACGGCACTTGATGAAG AATATATGGATGCCCAAACGCTGAACCTGAACACTGCTTTCTATGAGGACGCTCTCGCTCAGATCCAAGCAG AGTGTGAGAAATATCTCAATACAATCAGTCTGATGGAAGAGCTGCAACCAGAACCAGAGACACAGCCTGAAGCAACTGTTGGAGCTCCCCCCCTACGCAGATCCAAAAGGAAAAAG cagccagcgaCAGAATATGACTGCGCCTCTGAGTCCAACAGCAGGAAGAAAGAGGTCC AGGAGGTGGAACCCGTGACGAGGACCTTACGCTCTGCTGCCAAAATGGCCTGTGGAAAGATTAAG GCTTCAGTGGCTACTCGCAAGTGGAACAAAGAGGTGGACCGCTCCCTGTACAGCTCGCGGGCATACGCCTCCAAGAACCCGACCCTGAGCCCTATCAAGGAGAGGCGTTCCTTCATCCGCCAGCCTCCAGTGACAGAGAGCAAGTCTGAGGGCTGCACAG ATGATGACACCAACTTGAACTTGAAGATTGAAGCTGCTGTGCCGGGAAAACGGTCTGAAGATTCCGTGGGTGATCGCTGCGCTCCAGAAATCGCCATGGGAACAGACGAAAACCAGCCAGGACTGGAGGAGAGGTCCAGCGTTGATGTCCAGCTCAATGTGGTGACTGCGGGAGAAACGGAGGCTGAGCAAGGTCAAGAACAAACGGCTGCGACCCCTGAAGCATCATGGGAACTCCCCCTCGCACACACTGAGCCTGAACCTAGAGTGGTTGATCCGACACTGGATCAAACTTCTGTGGAAACTTGCAGCTCCGTCTCTGATGCTACATTGGAAGGTACCGTCGCTCTGCGTGCAGCCTCTTCACCCCGTCCACCTTCAGCTGAGAGCTCTGACAATGAAAGGCAGAGAAAAGTCAAGCGGGGCAGGAGGAGTTCTGGTAATGCCCTGCAGCCCCACACAGGCTGCAAAGCTGTGGAGGGAGACCAGTTAGACCAGCAGCACATCCAGCTGTCCAGCTCGGAGAGCCCGGACAAGGGGGGAGCTGCCAGTGTGGATCTGGCCCCCTGGCAGAGCGACTTCAACCTGGAGGATGTATTCAGGCctgtggccaccagggggcagcgcTCAGTGCGTCGCAGCCTGAGGAATCAAAGTGGCAGAGGCCAGAGCAGTGCGGGGCTCGCCTGGCTGCCCCGCACCTCTCCAGACTCCATCAGGGAGGTGcgcaggaggaccagaagccgccgcctcagtgctgctttacTCTCTGAGGAGACATGA
- the cdca2 gene encoding cell division cycle-associated protein 2 isoform X3 encodes MDGNDVTVGDDEKENESSENSSPLVNCSTPVLNSPELTTSQFGICAQSFTPSATPKDKSGAAKLKARRKSSVGARGSPETNSLIRFMAQQKIQSASPSQSPELVRFCSNQLRVASTLKQKMASFQNLMDVEESQVCNLMPRQDSSAGGCMRTEDDLSDRDGHNLEREKENYPSSVSPMFTWSAEDQEEMEKGAYEGITQAESPSCDFAEMLQSDLTPSSLPLLFDLWSSYPTESQQGCGFEDFVDLSPGTSAAALEYQPTSSNNIPPLSAELDVKPPVKKKSVHFGSPLSPEVFDKTMPPSTPLRKGATPAQALTPGGGATLRSALKTPQMSDSDVSHASPDPCSPFMLGASPLLEASETHMQSAAADGEEEGKIVFPSTVEFDFTALDEEYMDAQTLNLNTAFYEDALAQIQAECEKYLNTISLMEELQPEPETQPEATVGAPPLRRSKRKKQPATEYDCASESNSRKKEKSEEVEPVTRTLRSAAKMACGKIKASVATRKWNKEVDRSLYSSRAYASKNPTLSPIKERRSFIRQPPVTESKSEGCTDDDTNLNLKIEAAVPGKRSEDSVGDRCAPEIAMGTDENQPGLEERSSVDVQLNVVTAGETEAEQGQEQTAATPEASWELPLAHTEPEPRVVDPTLDQTSVETCSSVSDATLEGTVALRAASSPRPPSAESSDNERQRKVKRGRRSSGNALQPHTGCKAVEGDQLDQQHIQLSSSESPDKGGAASVDLAPWQSDFNLEDVFRPVATRGQRSVRRSLRNQSGRGQSSAGLAWLPRTSPDSIREVRRRTRSRRLSAALLSEET; translated from the exons ATGGACGGGAACGACGTGACTGTGGGGGATGATGAGAAAGAGAATGAGTCCTCAGAAAACTCATCTCCTCTTGTAAATTGCTCCACACCCGTGTTGAATTCCCCTGAGCTGACCACCAGTCAGTTTGGGATCTGTGCCCAGAGTTTTACCCCATCAGCAACACCTAAAG ATAAATCGGGTGCAGCAAAACTAAAGGCCAGGCGGAAGTCCAGCGTTGGCGCCCGAGGCTCCCCAGAGACAAACTCCCTCATTCGTTTCATGGCACAACAGAAGATACAATCTGCATCACCCAGTCAATCTCCAGAG CTCGTCAGATTTTGTTCCAACCAGCTGCGGGTCGCCTCTACACTGAAGCAGAAGATGGCCTCGTTCCAGAACCTGATGGATGTCGAAGAGAGTCAGGTTTGCAATCTAATGCCAAGGCAGGACAGCAGCGCTGGAGGATGCATGAGGACAGAAGATGATCTGTCTG ACAGGGATGGTCACAACCTGGAGCGGGAGAAGGAGAATTACCCATCTAGTGTGTCACCTATGTTCACCTGGAGTGCAGAGGATCAGGAG GAGATGGAAAAGGGAGCGTACGAAGGTATTACACAGGCGGAATCACCATCCTGTGATTTTGCAGAGATGCTCCAGTCTGACCTTACGCCCTCGAGTCTTCCTCTACTCTTTGACCTCTGGTCCTCCTACCCTACCGAGAGTCAACAG GGGTGTGGGTTTGAAGACTTTGTCGATCTTTCACCTGgcacttctgcagcagctctagAATACCAGCCTACGTCTTCCAACAacatcccccctctctctgccgaGCTGGACGTCAAGCCTCCAG TGAAGAAAAAGAGCGTGCACTTTGGAAGTCCGCTTTCCCCCGAGGTCTTTGATAAGACCATGCCTCCCAGTACACCATTAAGGAAGGGGGCCACACCAGCCCAAGCACTGACGCCAGGTGGAGGCGCCACGCTGCGCTCGGCCCTGAAGACGCCACAGATGAGTGACTCCGATGTGTCACATGCTAGTCCAGACCCCTGCAGCCCCTTCATGCTCGGAGCCTCTCCTCTGCTGGAAGCATCGGAGACCCACATGCAGTCGGCGGCAGCAgacggcgaggaggaggggaag ATTGTTTTCCCATCAACAGTGGAGTTCGACTTCACGGCACTTGATGAAG AATATATGGATGCCCAAACGCTGAACCTGAACACTGCTTTCTATGAGGACGCTCTCGCTCAGATCCAAGCAG AGTGTGAGAAATATCTCAATACAATCAGTCTGATGGAAGAGCTGCAACCAGAACCAGAGACACAGCCTGAAGCAACTGTTGGAGCTCCCCCCCTACGCAGATCCAAAAGGAAAAAG cagccagcgaCAGAATATGACTGCGCCTCTGAGTCCAACAGCAGGAAGAAAGAG AAGTCAGAGGAGGTGGAACCCGTGACGAGGACCTTACGCTCTGCTGCCAAAATGGCCTGTGGAAAGATTAAG GCTTCAGTGGCTACTCGCAAGTGGAACAAAGAGGTGGACCGCTCCCTGTACAGCTCGCGGGCATACGCCTCCAAGAACCCGACCCTGAGCCCTATCAAGGAGAGGCGTTCCTTCATCCGCCAGCCTCCAGTGACAGAGAGCAAGTCTGAGGGCTGCACAG ATGATGACACCAACTTGAACTTGAAGATTGAAGCTGCTGTGCCGGGAAAACGGTCTGAAGATTCCGTGGGTGATCGCTGCGCTCCAGAAATCGCCATGGGAACAGACGAAAACCAGCCAGGACTGGAGGAGAGGTCCAGCGTTGATGTCCAGCTCAATGTGGTGACTGCGGGAGAAACGGAGGCTGAGCAAGGTCAAGAACAAACGGCTGCGACCCCTGAAGCATCATGGGAACTCCCCCTCGCACACACTGAGCCTGAACCTAGAGTGGTTGATCCGACACTGGATCAAACTTCTGTGGAAACTTGCAGCTCCGTCTCTGATGCTACATTGGAAGGTACCGTCGCTCTGCGTGCAGCCTCTTCACCCCGTCCACCTTCAGCTGAGAGCTCTGACAATGAAAGGCAGAGAAAAGTCAAGCGGGGCAGGAGGAGTTCTGGTAATGCCCTGCAGCCCCACACAGGCTGCAAAGCTGTGGAGGGAGACCAGTTAGACCAGCAGCACATCCAGCTGTCCAGCTCGGAGAGCCCGGACAAGGGGGGAGCTGCCAGTGTGGATCTGGCCCCCTGGCAGAGCGACTTCAACCTGGAGGATGTATTCAGGCctgtggccaccagggggcagcgcTCAGTGCGTCGCAGCCTGAGGAATCAAAGTGGCAGAGGCCAGAGCAGTGCGGGGCTCGCCTGGCTGCCCCGCACCTCTCCAGACTCCATCAGGGAGGTGcgcaggaggaccagaagccgccgcctcagtgctgctttacTCTCTGAGGAGACATGA